One genomic segment of Leishmania major strain Friedlin complete genome, chromosome 8 includes these proteins:
- a CDS encoding putative ribosomal protein L2 has product MASVSPLLMPCRGVKLVNPIGKQGSQHYGLEPKLEAGRDTQLKHTEMYDGYTDDFGVFKEGPPVTLRLEYVRSPDHGYSQHILQKDIWSPFQVGANMMSYTPLYYDWKGFSSRDYFGHRSGTNPGSKVLLGHYRRDEVRSWGYRIMVNHKPQKRIPKWLACVVHIPRKKTFLGFFLYANGAYVAELLTYKQLPRIIYNKAFQGCLPTIGQTVSLTEVTYGKEIHSVEMYPGHGGVICRASGTAAVVLRGSEPNLVPLLLPSKEVRLFDNMCHAVFGRRAGVMYNKQRNFSKRSVEENMPHRPKVHSKTKRVSSHPAGGGNGGSPNLLTPLDWRIHPRNCVKTKYWLSGYILRGRQYNRNQTVADLKSKTYSWANRDPVYR; this is encoded by the coding sequence ATGGCGAGTGTCAGTCCGCTCCTCATGCCCTGCCGTGGCGTGAAGCTCGTGAACCCCATCGGCAAGCAAGGCAGCCAGCACTACGGCCTTGAGCCGAAGCTGGAAGCGGGCAGGGACACGCAGCTGAAGCACACAGAAATGTACGACGGCTACACAGACGACTTTGGTGTCTTCAAGGAGGGTCCGCCGGTGACGCTGCGGCTCGAGTACGTGCGCTCGCCTGATCACGGCTACTCACAGCACATCCTGCAGAAAGATATTTGGTCGCCCTTCCAGGTCGGCGCGAACATGATGTCCTACACCCCGCTCTACTATGACTGGAAGGGGTTCTCGAGTCGCGACTATTTTGGCcatcgcagcggcaccaacCCAGGCAGCAAGGTGCTCCTTGGCCACTACCGCCGCGACGAGGTGCGCTCGTGGGGCTACCGGATAATGGTGAATCACAAGCCACAGAAACGCATCCCCAAGTGGCTCGCATGCGTCGTGCACATCCCCCGCAAGAAGACGTTTCTCGGGTTCTTTCTGTACGCCAACGGCGCGTacgtggcggagctgctcacGTACAAGCAGTTGCCGCGCATCATCTACAACAAGGCGTTTCAGGGGTGCTTGCCAACCATTGGGCAGACGGTATCGCTGACCGAGGTGACCTACGGAAAGGAGATCCACTCCGTAGAGATGTACCCGGGGCACGGCGGCGTCATCTGCCGGGCGAGCGGAACCGCGGCTGTGGTGCTGCGCGGGTCGGAACCGAACCTTGtcccgctcctgctgccCTCGAAGGAGGTGCGTCTCTTCGACAACATGTGCCACGCCGTCTTTGGACGCCGTGCCGGCGTCATGTACAACAAGCAGCGCAACTTCAGTAAGCGCAGCGTCGAGGAGAACATGCCGCATCGGCCAAAGGTGCACTCCAAGACGAAGCGAGTGTCGAGCCACCCGgccggtggcggcaacggcggctcGCCGAATCTGCTCACGCCGCTGGACTGGCGCATTCATCCGCGCAACTGCGTCAAGACAAAGTATTGGCTCTCCGGGTACATCCTGCGGGGCCGGCAGTACAACCGCAACCAGACGGTGGCCGATCTCAAATCGAAGACGTACAGCTGGGCGAATCGCGATCCCGTGTACCGGTAG